TCGATCGTCGTCCCGGCCGAACCCCGCGCGGTCTCGGGCAGGCCGGGGCCATCCTCGACCACCAGATCCTGAGCGGCATCCAGCCCGTCCTCGATCTCCGGCCGCCCGTCGGGTCGGTGGTGAACCCGCACCCGTCGGTCCAGCGCCCGACTCGCGGCGATCTCGGTCAGCTCCCGTCGCCCGACCACCCGTTCGGCACCGGGACCGGCCGCTCCGCCGTGACCGCCGCCCAGCGGGTCCGGCTCGACGACCACCGAGGGGGCCGAGCCGAGGACCCGCTCCAGGGACCGCTCCAGATGGGAGCCGAGCAGTGCGGGCGCCCACGGGCCCGCGCCGTCGCGTCGGGCGACCGCACGCAGGACCAGTCCCTCCCAGCGCTCCAGAAGGATCCCGTCCGGGTCGCGCAGGTCGAGGTCGTAGGTATGGCTGTCGCCGTCCTGCGACCGCTCGCGGGCGTCGAGCACCACGTACTCGGGGGCCTCGGTGTTCCGGTCGGCCAGGTGCAGTCGCTCGATCCGTTGCGGCAGGAGGGTGGCGTCGGGAACGCAGCACTGGAGGGCGTGCATCGCGGCGTCCCTGGTGCCCGGATCGGCGAGCAGGAGTCGCTGCGGGAGGAACTCGGCGAACCACGCGGCGGTCGGCCGGGTGGACAGCTCCGCGACCGCGTGCCGGGCGGCGGCCCGCCGATAGCGCAGCAGCCGTTGGAATCGCTTGCCCTGGAACAGCACGTCGCCGTACAGCTCGGTGACGGGATCGATCGGCACCGGCGGAAGCTCGGCCGTCCTGGGCGCACCGCCGACCGGACGGTCGCCCCGAGGAACCCGCAGCCTGGCGCGGAAATGGTCCGCGCCGAAACCGGTCTCCGCGCTGCGCAGCACCACGTCGACGGTCTCGGCGTCGACGGCCAGCGCGGCCAGCCGCACGGTCGTCGCTCCGTCGGGACGGACGACCACCGGCCGGAGGAACTCCGCGTCCTCCAGCACCGGTGTCGCTCCGTCGCCGATGAGGGCGGCGGCCACCTGCGCCATGGCCTCCATCCCGATCACGGCGGGCAGCAGCAGGTCGCCCGCCAGGAGGTGATCGGTGAGGTAGGGGTCGCTGCCAGAGGACAGCGTGGTCTCGGTGACCAGCTCGACGCCCTCGTAGTGCACGAGTACCCGGTCGACGAAGCGGAGCAGCGGCGGCTCGCGGCGGCTCAGGGCGAGCGTGGGCAGACCCGACATCCGACCGCCGATCACCAGCACCGGCCCAGCGTCGGGATCGGCGAGGACCTGGCGCAGCATCGCGATGCCGCGCTCGGCAGGGACGGCGGTGACACCCTCCCGGTGCAGGGCCTCCACCACCCCGAGTCGCTCGCCCATCCCCGCCCCGGACCACACCGACCATTCCAGAGCGAGCACCCGAGTGTCCGGATGCTCCTGCTGGAACCGCGCGGTCAACTCGGTCAGCCAGTCGTTGGCGGTGGCGTAGTGCGCCTCGCCGCGCAGGCCCGCCCGGCCGATGACGCTGCCGAAGGTGAGCAGCAGCCGGAGGCGGTCGGCGTCCACCGCAGCCAGGACGGCCCGCAGGCCCGTCACCTTCGGGGCGACCGTCGCGCGGAACTCCTCCTCGGTGAGGCCGGTCAGCGACGAGGGCTCGTTGCGGCCCGCGCCGTGCAGGACCGCCGTCACCGGACCGAAGGCGTGCTCGGCCCGGCGAACGGCGGCGGCCACCTGTTCGGCGGAGGTCACGTCGGCGCGTTCGTAGCGGTGCCGGACGCCCTTGGCCCGCAGCCGTGCGAGGTTCGCGGCGAGTTCGGGATCGCTGTCGGGGTCGGAGCGGCCGAGCAGGATCAGGGCGGCCGAGGAGTCCTCGGCCATGGCGAGCGCGCATTCGGCGGTGATGCCCTTGCCGCCGCCGGTGACCAGCAGGACGTCGGCGGCGTCGAGCACCTCGGGCGGTACCGCGTCGGCGGGTGGCGGGTTCGGCCGGGCGGTGCGAGGCCGGATCGGACGGGCTCGCAGCACCGGCACCCGGCGCATGCCGTCCTCGTCGTAACGCACCTCGGTGAAGCCGGTCGTCGCCGCGACCTCGGCGAGAATCCGGGCCGTCGCCCGATCGAGATCCGCCGGTTCCTCGGATGCGACGTCGGGAAGCTCCACGATCGTCGTGGGCACCGACGGCGCCTCCAGGTGCAGCGTCTTGGCCAGGCCCGAGGCGCCGAGCCGGTGCTGCACCACGACGAAGCGGGTGCCCGGCGGGCCTGCCAGGACGTCGCGGCTCGCGGCCAGCAGCAGCCCGAGATGACGATCGTCGCATTCTGGGGGCAGACACAGCAGGACGCCGTCGCCCAGGCCGGCCTGCGCCAGTGCGTCGCGCGTCGGCGCAGCGAGCGGATGATCCGCCGGAGCGTGGAGGGTCCAGTCGCCCGGGCTCGCCGAGCCCGGGTCGGGCGGGCGCGCGACGGGAGCCTGCTCTGCGACATGGTCGACGGAGAAGGACCGCACCCACGGGCCCACGCCCGCGACCTCGTCGACGACGGCCTCGACCTCGTGCGCCGTCTCGGCGAGGTCGTCGATGAGGGCGGCCAGTTCGCCGAGCCGCACGGTGGCGAAGCTGGGCGCCGAGGTCAGCGGCGGCCTGCCCAGGTCTCGCACGGCCTGATTCACGATCTGGCCGACCGTGATCGAGCTCAGATGGAGATCGTCCAGCGGGTGGGTGTCGGCGGTGATCGTCGAGGGTGGCAGCTCGGCACGCGCCGCAGCCAGACTCCGCAGCAGCTCGAGGGTCGAGGGAGGCGTGTCCGCCTCGGCAAAGTAGTCCGCCGCGCCCGCTGCGATCAGCGACGGGGCATCCACCTCGCCTGCCGGGGCTGCGGCGGACTCGATCGCGCCGACGTCCAGTGCGGGGGCGTCCTCGCAGGGGCTGGCCAGGAACGTCATGGTCCCGTCCGGCGGCAGCGGGCGGATCACCCGGTGCTCGAACAACACCTCGGTGCGCACCGACGCACCGAGCACGAACGCGGCGGCCACCACGGACAGCAGCGGGCGCAGCGAGTCGGCCTCGACGTCGAGGGCGACCGAGGGCACCGCAGGCGTGATCTCCTGGACCAGTCCGGTCAGGACCCGACCCGGTCCCACCTCGATCAGCAGGTCCGCGCCGGCCGAGGCCTCCGCCGCGGCCTGCCGGAACAGCACCGGGCGCACGACCTGGTCACGTAGGAGTGCGGACAGGTCGGTCTCCGGCGTCAGGAGTGTTCCCGTGACGGAGGAGGCCACGGGGCGCCGTACGGACCGGAGGTCGACACCGGTCAGGTACCTCGCCAGCGCCGCCGAGGCGGGCGCGACCAGCGGCGAGTGGAAGGCGTGGGAGACCGCCAGCCGGGTGGCGTCGCGGCCCTCGGCCCGAGCCTTGGCACAGACCCGGTCCACCGCCGTCGCCGGGCCGGAGACGACCGTCTGACGTGGACCGTTGTAGCCGGCGATGACCACCTCCGCCTCGTCCGCGACGAGCCGGGCCGCCTCCTCCTCGGTCGCCGTCAGGCCTGCCATGCCGCCGCCCGTGTGGCTCGCCGTCGCCATGGCGCGGCCTCGGGCGGCGGCCAGCGCGCCGAGGCCGGGCGCGTCGACGGCACCGCCCCAGTGCAGCGCGGTCAGCTCGCCGAGGCTGTGCCCGACGGCGGTGGTCGCCTCGATGCCCAGATCGCGCAGGACGCGCAGCCCGGCCAGCGAGCCCGCGACGATGCGCGGCTGCGCGACCTGAGTCGCAACCGGGTCACCGTCCTCATCCGGTCCGGCGGCGGCGAAGGCCTCGTCCGCCGAGGCGAATCGACGGCGCAGCGCGCCCGCGCCGCCTCGGCCGGAGCCCTGGCCGGGGAACAGGAAGGTAATCCTGGGCTCGGCGGCGGACGCGCCGAGGAAGATGCGGTCGGCGACCGAGTGGACGCGGGTGTGCCCCTCGTCGATCGCCGCGAGGAGCAGGGAGATCCGCTGCTCGGCGTCCGAGGGCGAGTCGGCCACCACGGCCGCCCGGACTCGCAGCCCCTCGGACTCGGCGGCGAGGGCGCCTGCCAGATCGGCCAGCTCCGCGAAGGCCAGCCTGGCCGTCAGGTCGCGGAGCCGGACGAGCCGATCCCGCACGGCGGCCAGATCGGCGCCGTCCACCAGCAGCAGCTCTGTGTCCTGTCTGGCCGCGACCGTCGCCAGGGTGTCCTGATCGACGCCGGGACGCCGAGGGACGGCCCTCGGCTGCTCGACCGCGATGTGGGTGTTGATCCCGCCGAAACCCATGGCCGAGACGCCCGCCCTGATCGGCAGGTCGCCGGGCCAGGTCTCGGCCTCCCTCGGCACGTAGACGGCGGCGTCCGCCGCCAGCAGGCTCGGATGCGGGTGGCGATGTCCCGTCGCGGGCGGGATCACCTGGTGGTGCACGGCGAGGGCCGCCTTGATCAACCCGACGACCCCCGCCGCGGCCTTGGTGTGCCCGATGTTGCCCTTGATGCTGCTCACCGCCGCGGGCTGTGCACCGGGCGACGCGGCGCGCCGGGCGGAGGACAGCGCCTCGATCTCCGTCGCGTCGCCGAGCGCCGTGCCGGTGCCGTGTCCCTCGAAGTAGGAGACCGTCTCCACGCCGTAGCCCGCACGGCCGTAGGCCCGGGACAGGGCCAGGCGGTGTCCGCTCGCCTCCGGGCGGGTGATGCCGCCCTTGCCGTCGGAGGAGACGCCCCAGCCCGCGATGCAGGCATAGATCCGTCGGCCCTGCGCGACGGCGTCCCGCTCCCGCATCAGCACGAGCACGCCCGCGCCCTCACCGGGCCAGAAGCCGTTGGAGTCCCGGTCGTAGACCACCATCTCCCTGGTCGCCAACGCGCCGGTCTTGGCGAATCCGATGACCTCGAACGGATCGATCGACAGGTCCACGCCGCCTGCCAGTGCCACGTCGAGGTCCTCGTCGACCAGCGCCCTCGCGGCGGTGACCACCGAGAGCAGCGAGGAGGAGCAGGCCCCGTCGACGATGTACCCGCCGCCGCCGAGGTCGAAGTGGTTGCAGATGCGGCCTGCGATGGTGTTGGCCAGTCCGCCTGCGAGGGAGTCCTCGTCGACGGCAGGGAACGGCGCCTTGTACTGCCCTTCGAGATCGCGCAGGAACGCGGCGGTGTCCGATTCGGACCAGCCCTTGTCCGTGAGGGCGGCGGCGACGGTGCGCCGGACATAGGGCCACCGCAGCCGCAGGGTGTTCGCGCGCGAGAACTCTCCGGTCAGGCTATTGCCGAGCACCACCCCGGTGGTGGGGCCGGGCAGTCCCTCGCCTCGGGGGAAGCCCGCGTCCGCCAGGGCGGCGGCGGCCACGTCCAACGCCAGCCAATGCGTGAGGTCGGTGGCGCGGTAAGTGCTGCCCGCCACCTGATAGGCGACGCGGTCGAACTCGAAGTCGCGCAGCACGGCCGCCATGGTGGAGTAGAAGCGGTCGGGTGCCTCCGGATCGGGCGACCAGTAGTCGTCGCGGTTCATCCGCTCATTCGGCAGCCGCCGAAAGGCGCGACGACCGGCGAGGACGTTCTCCCACAGTTCACCGGGCGTCGCGGCATCGGGATAGCGGAGCCCGATTCCGACGATTGCGATTCGTTCGCTGCTCATACTTCCCACCGTCTCTGGAACTGACGCCCAGCTTCCGGACCCGCGTGAAGACAGCATCGAACAGCGCGATCCGGCAACCGAACCCAGTAGTGCATCACGGGTGCAACTGCATTTCAGGACTTCACCTTGCCGCCCTGAACTCCGCTTAGTGATCCGATCGTGCAGCAGACGCGCCGCCGCTGTCTTCTCCGATTGTGCGGCACCCAGAGAACGTTATTTTATAACACCGTAATATCTACTTAGATCCTCGTAACGGCATGATAGGACGGCCACACCTCGATTCCACCGATGCGTTCGGCGGCCGCCGTGACGACCGCCCCTTGACCGCGAAGCGGCCCCGATCCCACACGGGTCACTCCGCGCCCGCTGCTCTACAGACCCCTCGATCATTCGGCTGACAGAGCAGGGCGAGCCAGAGCGCATGTTCGAAGTGGATGACGCGGCCGAAAGCGCAACATGCTGGAACGAGCCGCAGATCCGATGCGATGGAGAGCCCGGCAAGTTCGGTGGGAGGCCCGCTGATGTCGTTCACCGATCAGGCTCCCGCTCGGGTGACCCGGCCGTCCGACCGGTTTCGCCCATGTCTCGCGGCTCGCACCCGACTCCGTCAGCCTGCCTCGTCGCAGTACCGGAGCCTGCGCTGCGCCGAGGCAAGCAGGCAGGAGACGCAACGCAGAAGCGTGCGGATCGAGACGGCGAACTCGGCTCGTCCGAGTCGGAGATCACATCCACCGACGATGCGGTCGAGCACCGCACACCGTGGTATTGAGGAGGCGTCATGCCCGCGATTCTCGGTTCCCTGCGCAGACTCGTCCTGGCACCGTCGTTAGCGGATGTCACCTTTGCCCGCCGAGGTTTTCCCGGGCCGCGAACGGAGGTCACCGACCGACTAGAGGCGATCCCGCAGGCCGTGGTCTGCGGATTCGAGTGGGCGATGGAGACGCCGAGAATGTGGGAGATCGAACGCAGGATCGATCTGGTGGAATCCGAGATGCGCGGCTTCGCCTACGAGGGCGCCGCGATGGCGCTCACCGTCCTCGACGCCACCTCGGGCGGTCACCGCACTCGGGACCTGTTGGCCGGACCGGGAGCGCCCCACCTCTTCCTCGCCTATATCGGCATCGGATTCGCGATGACCCGACTCCCCCGGCCGCTCTGGAAGCGGGTACTGCCCGATCTGACCGACGCCTCCCCCTATCACCCGACCATGAGCTGGCTCGTGATCGACGGCTACGGGTTCGATCTGGCCTACTTCCGCCACGAGCGCTGGGTCGAACGGCAGCGGGTGCCTGCCGCGTATCCGTGGCAGGGAACACCCGCCTACTTCCCTCGGGCAGTGGACCAGGGCATCGGTCGGGCCCTGTGGTTCATCCATGGCGGGCGGACGACCGAGGTCGCCGCCGCCGTCGCCCGCTTCGCCGAGCAGCGACACGCCGACCTGTGGAGCGGGGTCGGCCTCGCCGCCACCTTCGCGGGCGGCGGCACGCCGAGCGCGCTGGCAGACCTCCGCGCACACGCGGCACACCACTGGACCGAACTCGGTCTCGGCGCAGTCTTCGCCGTCAAGGCCAGGGCGACGGCGGGCATGCTGCCGCAGCACACTCAGCCAGTGCTCGCCGCCCTCACCGGCAGGACCGTGCCCGAGGCGCTGAGCATCGTGGACGACACCGCCGAGCGAGACACGACTCAGGGGGACATGACCTCGGCTGAGGTCGTGTCGCCCGACGCCGGGGCGTCGTCGGACGTTCCCGCCTACGAACGGTGGCGGCAGCGTATCCGCACCCGGCTGGCCGCTACGCCCCCTGCAAACACCACGCGCGACTGAGCCGAGGATGAGCGCAGACGATGTCGCCGCCACGGGCTCGTCGACTCCACGCGAGCTGCCCGGAAAGGAGTCGCTCCACCGACTCGGTCATTCGCCACATCAACCACTTAATCGCCAGTTCAAACCAGCCGACTCCGGCCGGACATCTTCTTCGTCTCTGAACACATCCGACAGGAACCAACACCTTCGCGCCGACGCACTCTCACCGGTACGTTTCAATCCTGGGGCCGAGTGAACTGAATACCGAAAGCAGTCGCCCCAGACCGCACTGGTCGGCGGTCATCGCCGTTCGCCGTTCGCCATCCGCCGGTCCGGACGGCCCTGCTGGACGCGAGATCGCCACACTGGACAGTCGCAGGCACCGGCGCCGCGTCGGCGTCCGCTGGGTCACGGCGTCCGGTTCGCTCGCGAATCACCGATGGTCTACTCGCCGAAGTGCCTCACCCGTCGAGCGAGGGCCGCCCCTTCAGCCCTCGGAGCGGACCGCCATCTCGAGACCGCCCCGGACCCGCAGCGACAACATCGGCTCCGGCACCACCGGCCTGCCGGGGACCCCGGTCAGTCGCAGCTCCCGCGTGATCATCGCGATCACCAGGACCGCCTCCATCATCCCGAGGCTGCTGCCGACGCAGAACCTCGGGCCTGCCCCGAACGGCAGGTAGGAGTACCGGGACCGATTCGCCTTCTGCTCTGGTGCGAAGCGCTCCGGGCGGAACGTCTCCGAGTCCGCCCAGAACTCGGGGTGCCGGTGCAGCGTGTACGGACAGATCAGCACGTCGGCGCCTGCGGGCACGTGATAGCCGCCCACCTCGTCGTCCTGCTGTGCCGCGCGCGGCAGGATCCACACCGGCGGATACAGGCGCATCGCCTCCTCGATGACCATCGTCGTGTAGACCAGCCGCCGGAGGTCCTCGTGCACCGGCGGCCGGTCGCCGAGCACGTCCACCGCCTCGGCTCGCAGTCGCGCGCCGACCTCCGGATGGCGGTCGATCAGGTGCAGGGTCCAGCCGAGGGTGCTCGCGGTGGTCTCGTGCCCGGCGAGCAGCAGGGTCACCACCTCGTCCTGCATCCGCCTGCGCCCGACCTCGGGGTCCGCCTCCCGTCGGGTCGACTCGATCAACCGCGTGAGCACGTCGTCACCGTCCACCTGCCGGGTCGCGATGCGATCGGTGACGAGCCGGTCGACCACTCGATGCAGCTCGGCACGGGCCCGGCGGAAGCGGCGTTGCCGAGGCAGCGGAACCCAGGTCGGCACCATGCTCATCGACACCATCTCGAACATGGCCTGGTCCTGCACCGCCTCGAACGAGTGGCCGACCGCGTCGAAGGCGCCGAGGTCCGAGTCGAGCAGTGCGCGGCCGAGCACCCCGAGGGTGAACACGGTCATCTCGTCCAGGACCTCGACCGGTTCGCCGCCCGCCCTGGACCGCAGGCGGGCGACGAGCTTGGCCGCCTCGTCCACGACGATCCCCGTCTGACCGGTGATCCGCCGATGCTGGAACGCAGGCTGGATCACCTTGCGCTGCGTGCGCCACAGTTCGCCGTCGCTGGTCAGCAGGCCGTCGCCGAGCGCCCGACGAGCCTGGACGAGCCCGATTCCCTTGTGGTAGTTCGCGCTGTTGTCCGCGAGGACGTGCTTGGCGTGATCGGGATGGTTGAAGAAGTACAGCGACTTCGGGCCGATCGACAGTTTCGATGCGTCGCCGTACCTGGCGGCGGCCGAGGACATCAGCCCCAGTCGGTCCCCCGCCAGGCTCCTGAGCATGGCCAGGGTCGCCGAACGCGGCGGACCCGGCGGGGTGCGGCCGATCGGGGCGGAACGAGAGGGTTTCATCTGCGCACGACCTCGTTCTCGTGCTGCGGAACAACTGCCTCGGCGGAGGTCGACGGCACAGCGGCCCGTGCGCCCTCGGCAGAATCGCCTGCGCCCGGCTCGACGATCTCGCGCTGCTCCTCCTGCGCGGCCGCGCGACGTTGTTGCGCCTCGAACTGCTCCCGCGCCTGGTCCGTGTAGTGCAGTGCCCAGAGGAAGCAGCCTCGGACCAGGCACACGATCGCCGTGGCGAAGAAGATCCCGTAGGCGATGTGCATCGCGGTCAGGACGCCGTAGGCGACCGCCACTCCCCCGCCGAACGCGATCTGTGCACCGGGTCGAGACGGCGTGGTGCCGGGATCGGTGATCATGTAGTTGGTGAACAGGATGAACGCGATGCCCGTCATGGTCGCCAACGCACCGGGGATCGAGGTGCCTTCCAGGATGCCTCGGACGACGGCCTGCAACGCGAAGCCGCCGACCCAGCCTGCGATGAGCCACATCCGCCCGGTGAGTTTTCCGTTGATCATGGTGCCGCCGAGGATGATCACCGCCGGGATCAGCCAGTCGATCCAGCCGTCCACGTGTTCACTGAAGTGGTACGGCGGTGCGATGCTGCCCCACGGGAACAACAGCAGGATGACGGCGATGCCGAAGTTCGACGGGTTCATGAAGTGCCGCAGCCTGCCGCGCACCGGGGCCCGCAGGATCCATTTGGCGCCCACCGCGACGAGCACGCCGAACATCATCACGAACACCTGATCGTTGACGTAGATCAGCATGTTGAGCGCCAGGCTCGTGATGTGCGCCGGATAGAGGAACTCCACCAGGCCACGCAGGCCGTTGCCCGCGTACCGGGGTACTCGGTTCTCCGACCTCGCGGCGATCCATTCCAGACCGATCTCGACCGTGTAGCCGGTGGCAAGCGCGATGAACGGCCACAGCCAGGGTTGCTCGAAGCCCAGAACCGTGTATCCGAGCAGGTTGAAGATCGTGATCGAGATGGCGAACCGGCGCAGCGCCGTGATCACCTTCGTGTCGTGTCGTGGCGGGGAGGCCGCCTTCTGCCGCGTTGCCATGTCCGTCACCTCTCCTGCGTGGTCGTGCCGAGCTGGAGCGAGTGCCAGCCGGGTTCGAGCCTGAGGTTCTCCTCCCGCACCTGGCCGGTGCGGTCCCGCCATTTCAGGTTCACGTCCAGCGGGCCGGTCACGCCCGAGCCGAGCCCGATGTGGGCCTCGTGGCTGCGCTTGCCGGAGTGGCCGCTGCCGCCGTCGACCCTGGTGATGAACCGCCTGCCGTCCTCTCTCGTCACGGCGATCTGTGCGCCGACCACGGGCGATCCCGGCGCGGCGAGGTCGCCCGGCGACGGCTCCGCGTCGTGGGTCAGCCGCAGCCCGAGGAAGGCGTCCTCGGACGGGCTGGTGTTCTGATAGAACAGCGGCTCGTCCCACTGCCGGCCGATGGCGAAGTCGAGCAGTCCGTCGCCGTCCGAGTCGCCGGTGGCGATTCCCCTGGTCGGTACCGGGATCGCCAGGCCGAGCTCGTGCGACAGATCGACATAGCGCCCGTCGTCGTTCTTCACGAAGAAGGCCATGTGCTGATCCCCGGCGAGGTCGTCGCCCTCGGTGATCCGGGGCCAGGCCATCGGATTGCTCAGCAGCTGGTCGTTGGCGGTGGCGAGCTCTTGGAGCTGCGGCCAGCGGTTGGTCCGGCCCTTCACGAAGCCGGTCGCCTGCGCGACGACGAGGTCGCCGCTGTTGTCGAAGTCGGCGATCTTGGCGTCCCAGCCCCAGCCGGACCAGGCCAGGCCCAGCGGCGCGCTCTCGTCGGTCCACGGTGCCTCGCCGGACTGGAGGCGGGCCCGCAGCTCGGCCGGGTCGTCGGCGTCGCTGACGAAGGCGAAGTGGCTCTCCTCGATGCCGAAGGAGGTGGTGATGTTGCTGACGAACATGTCGTACATGCCGTCGCCGTCGAGATCGCCGAAGTCGATGCCCATGCCCTTGAAGGAGTCCAGACCCACGTGTTTCGACTTGGGCACCATCGGCTTCCTGGCGCCCTCGACGACGGCGAACCTGATGTCGCCCGGCGTGGACCGGTTGTAGAGCAGGCGGTCCGGACCGAAGTCGTTGCCCACGTACAGCTCCGGGAGCAGGTCGCCGTCCACGTCGTTGGCGCCCGCGGCCAGCGCCCAGCCCTTGGAGACGTCGTCGGGCAGCACGTCCTCGAGCAGTTCGAACGTGACCTCGGGCTCGTCGCCCCCGGTGACGCCGGTCCAGCGAAGGAAGTAGTCCTCGCCGCCATTGAAGGCCTGCGACATGGAGTGGTTCATCTGCACGCCGCCGCTGATCGAGTCGTCGAGCACCGGCCCGTGCGGGAAGTAGTTCCCGACGAAGACGTCCAGGTGACCGTCGCCGTCGAAGTCGTCGACCGCCACCGTGTTGGTGTTCCACTGCGGGCCGTCGTACACCTCGCCCTGTCTGCCGGGGACCATCTCGGTCGCGCGGTAGGCCTCGGGCCCCAGCACGGTGGCGTCCGGATCGGCCAGGTAGAGGATCGGCGTGCGACCCCACAGATAGACGAGTAGATCCAGCCTGCCGTCCTCGTTGAAGTCGCCGGGAACGCAGCCCATCGGGGCCATCACGTCGTTCATCGGCAGGTCGCCTGGATCGAGGACGAAGGGCTCGTAGCGATCGGATCGCTCGTCAGGGACGGGCGTCACGATCACCTCGTCGACCCGAGGATCGGTGAGGCACAGGTCGTTGGCCAGGCCGTCGCCGTCGAGGTCGTTCATGGCGACCGACGCGCCCACCGACGAGATCCAGGCGTCGATGTGGCGGTAGTCCTGATTCACTCGGCGGATGGTCTGCTGCGGCAGCCCGCTGGGCAGCGCGATGGACTTGGGCTCGAACCCGTAGCTCGATGCCAGCTCCTCGAGTTCGGCGGCCGAGGAGGTGGGGAGGCGGACGACGACGAACGTCGCCGCGATGAGTGCCAGTGCGACCACGCCTGCAAGCTGCCTGCGCATCATCTTGACGATGGACGACATGTGTTCACGACCTTCCCAGCGAGACGAACTCGTCGGCGATGCGTCGCCGCCACACCTCGAAGGCGGGCAGGGCACCGGACACCGGTTGTTCTGGACGCGCCGTGCGCGAGACGGCGGCGGCGCCCTCGGGATCGGCGGCGCAGAACATCCGGGTGGCGAGCCCCGTGTGCTCGACCACCAGTCCCGCCCGGACCCTGGCCTCCGCCGCGAACGCCGAGCCCTGCGCGACCTGCGGCCGGTACTCGCCCGAGCGATCGGCGAACACCCGAAGCTCGTCCTCGTCTGCCCCGCCGAGATACGTGGCGGCCAGCCCCGCGCCGCTGTACAGATCGGACCGGCGATCGGCCGGGAAGGCGTCGATCAGGTCGGCGACGCGAGCGGCGTCGGTGCCGCCGACGAACCAGAGCGCCCGGCCGATGCCCTGATCGACGACGTTGTCGGCATAGGGCAGCGGCGCGCCCACCGGCCAGGGGAGACGGGGCTCCCTGAACTGCTCGTGGACGTAGCGCCGGGTGTGGAAGTACGCCTGGTGGAACCCGTAGCCGTCGAGCACCAGCCAGCTCAACAGCGGATCGGGCGGGATCAGCCGGGCCCACCGGAACCTCGGGACCCTGGCCATCGCCCAGCCCACCCCGATGTAGGCCATGTAGACGTGCTCGCCGCCCCGGCCCGCGAGGAGGCGCTCGACATGTCGGCCGCCGCCCAGCGGCAGCGCGTCGAGCATGGCGCAGCCCATCGCGGCGCCCTCATAGGCGAAGCCCCGGAAGAACGTCGGCAGCGT
The Actinoalloteichus fjordicus DNA segment above includes these coding regions:
- a CDS encoding CRTAC1 family protein, with amino-acid sequence MSSIVKMMRRQLAGVVALALIAATFVVVRLPTSSAAELEELASSYGFEPKSIALPSGLPQQTIRRVNQDYRHIDAWISSVGASVAMNDLDGDGLANDLCLTDPRVDEVIVTPVPDERSDRYEPFVLDPGDLPMNDVMAPMGCVPGDFNEDGRLDLLVYLWGRTPILYLADPDATVLGPEAYRATEMVPGRQGEVYDGPQWNTNTVAVDDFDGDGHLDVFVGNYFPHGPVLDDSISGGVQMNHSMSQAFNGGEDYFLRWTGVTGGDEPEVTFELLEDVLPDDVSKGWALAAGANDVDGDLLPELYVGNDFGPDRLLYNRSTPGDIRFAVVEGARKPMVPKSKHVGLDSFKGMGIDFGDLDGDGMYDMFVSNITTSFGIEESHFAFVSDADDPAELRARLQSGEAPWTDESAPLGLAWSGWGWDAKIADFDNSGDLVVAQATGFVKGRTNRWPQLQELATANDQLLSNPMAWPRITEGDDLAGDQHMAFFVKNDDGRYVDLSHELGLAIPVPTRGIATGDSDGDGLLDFAIGRQWDEPLFYQNTSPSEDAFLGLRLTHDAEPSPGDLAAPGSPVVGAQIAVTREDGRRFITRVDGGSGHSGKRSHEAHIGLGSGVTGPLDVNLKWRDRTGQVREENLRLEPGWHSLQLGTTTQER
- a CDS encoding DUF1702 family protein, translating into MSTVFRRIRRRVLTPNVSETELGTRGFHEKSPEARELIETVGRMFLTGYAHAVESRSVPEVEARLETLPTFFRGFAYEGAAMGCAMLDALPLGGGRHVERLLAGRGGEHVYMAYIGVGWAMARVPRFRWARLIPPDPLLSWLVLDGYGFHQAYFHTRRYVHEQFREPRLPWPVGAPLPYADNVVDQGIGRALWFVGGTDAARVADLIDAFPADRRSDLYSGAGLAATYLGGADEDELRVFADRSGEYRPQVAQGSAFAAEARVRAGLVVEHTGLATRMFCAADPEGAAAVSRTARPEQPVSGALPAFEVWRRRIADEFVSLGRS
- a CDS encoding enediyne biosynthesis protein → MATRQKAASPPRHDTKVITALRRFAISITIFNLLGYTVLGFEQPWLWPFIALATGYTVEIGLEWIAARSENRVPRYAGNGLRGLVEFLYPAHITSLALNMLIYVNDQVFVMMFGVLVAVGAKWILRAPVRGRLRHFMNPSNFGIAVILLLFPWGSIAPPYHFSEHVDGWIDWLIPAVIILGGTMINGKLTGRMWLIAGWVGGFALQAVVRGILEGTSIPGALATMTGIAFILFTNYMITDPGTTPSRPGAQIAFGGGVAVAYGVLTAMHIAYGIFFATAIVCLVRGCFLWALHYTDQAREQFEAQQRRAAAQEEQREIVEPGAGDSAEGARAAVPSTSAEAVVPQHENEVVRR